The genomic DNA TGCGGCAGATTGGTGATTTAATAGCTGAGCATGCTGAGGAAATAGCAGAGTTAGAGGCAAGGGATATTGGGTGGGTCATTCGAGAGACGACTTATGGGCTTATTCCAGTGTTAAAACAAATCTGGTACGATGCTGCTGGCGCTACAGCTGTAGCGAGCCGTGGTGAAACAGTTCAGATGGGTCCTACGAGTCTTGGCTACACATTGCGCGAGCCTTTGGGTGTTGTATTGGGTATTCTTCCTTGGAATTCACCTTTATTTACTTTCACGATGAAAGCGGCTTACGCACTGGCAGCGGGGAATACGGTTGTGATTAAACCTTCGGAGTCTGCGGCAGTTTCATCCTTACGCTATGGCGAGTTGTTGGCAAAAGTCTTACCGCCAGGCGTACTCAATGTTATCTGCGGTAAAGGAAGTGAAGTGGGTGACGCATTAGTAAGCCATCGTGATATTAACAAAGTGACGTTAACGGGATCAGGAACGACTGCACAAGCGATTGCCAAGGCTACAGCACAACATCCAAAACCACTCACTTTGGAATTGGGCGGTAAATCTCCGAATATTGTTTTCGCGGATGCCAATTTAGAAAAAGCGGTCGATGGCATTACGACTAATGGTATTTTTACAGGGAATGCAGGACAACTCTGTGTGGGTGGATCGAGGATTTTGATTCAAAGACCGATTTTCGATAAGATGCTAACGTTAATGAAAGAACATATCGAGAAAAGCATCCAATTAGGTGATCCAATGAGTCCGGAAAGTACAATGGGACCGATTGTCAACTTGTCACAATACAAACAGATTTGTTCGTATATTGATATTGGATTGGAAGAAGGCGAAGTAGTCTTCGGCGGACGTCATGGAGGGGCTGAACTTTTACCAGGAAAGCCGCAGTTTGAGGGCGGTTATTGGGTAGAACCGACATTGTTTAGAGTAGAGAGCAACGCACATCGTATTTGCCAAGAAGAAATTTTTGGCCCAGTTGCGGTCGTGATGCCTTTTGATACGGAGGAAGAAGCGATTGCCTTGGCCAATGATACGGCATTTGGTTTAGGAGCTGGCGTTTGGACATCGAATTTGGATTGTGCGCAGCGGATGATTCGGAATTTAGATTCAGGGAACGTTTGGGTCAATACGTACCGTCGGGTAGGTGTGGAATTACCTTTTGGCGGGGTGAAAGATAGCGGTTATGGTACGGATTCCATTTTAGAAAACACGCGCGAAAAAGCTTGTGTCATTGAGATGGGATGATAATTGGGAGGGCATCTTATAGGTGCCCTTTTTTTCATCACAAAGGAGGCGTTATGATTGGATGATAAAGCAGTGAAAAGAGCCTTTCATTTTTTATG from Sporosarcina sp. FSL K6-1522 includes the following:
- a CDS encoding aldehyde dehydrogenase family protein, with amino-acid sequence MTLTTANKLKEYQNVVNGELVPASSGETVDSLDPATGEAWAKVPRSSLKDVDTIVASARQAFPAWAALSALERADYMRQIGDLIAEHAEEIAELEARDIGWVIRETTYGLIPVLKQIWYDAAGATAVASRGETVQMGPTSLGYTLREPLGVVLGILPWNSPLFTFTMKAAYALAAGNTVVIKPSESAAVSSLRYGELLAKVLPPGVLNVICGKGSEVGDALVSHRDINKVTLTGSGTTAQAIAKATAQHPKPLTLELGGKSPNIVFADANLEKAVDGITTNGIFTGNAGQLCVGGSRILIQRPIFDKMLTLMKEHIEKSIQLGDPMSPESTMGPIVNLSQYKQICSYIDIGLEEGEVVFGGRHGGAELLPGKPQFEGGYWVEPTLFRVESNAHRICQEEIFGPVAVVMPFDTEEEAIALANDTAFGLGAGVWTSNLDCAQRMIRNLDSGNVWVNTYRRVGVELPFGGVKDSGYGTDSILENTREKACVIEMG